In Lycium ferocissimum isolate CSIRO_LF1 chromosome 11, AGI_CSIRO_Lferr_CH_V1, whole genome shotgun sequence, a single genomic region encodes these proteins:
- the LOC132038436 gene encoding uncharacterized protein LOC132038436, with amino-acid sequence MEKVSLNSQFYFLKNAMKILLPVSVFSLVFTRSYSLLPSLLHSFHEYSSCFSIQLFTYSSERNYIFLLCNGILVFIIKNSFGNISEYPKESHKEKFRESHNNPDALETKAETVVETENKVEEEQIETMSQDNLVTVGTVDENEDEAYQESYAEIIEELEDDDEEEELEETLEELNKKCDDFIMKIKKEIKGKN; translated from the coding sequence ATGGAAAAAGTGAGCTTGAATAGCCAAttctattttctgaaaaatgcaATGAAAATTCTGCTCCCAGTTTCAGTATTTTCATTGGTGTTTACTCGGTCTTATTCATTGCTTCCTTCTCTTCTCCACTCTTTTCATGAATattcttcttgtttttcaaTTCAACTTTTTACCTATAGCTCAGAGAGGAACtatattttccttctttgcAATGGAATTCTTGTTTTCATAATCAAGAATTCATTTGGTAACATTTCTGAGTACCCCAAAGAAAGCCACAAGGAGAAATTTAGAGAATCTCATAATAATCCAGATGCTTTAGAAACAAAGGCGGAAACAGTTGTTGAAACTGAAAATAAAGTTGAAGAAGAGCAAATTGAAACAATGAGTCAGGATAATTTGGTTACTGTTGGAACAGTTGATGAGAATGAAGATGAAGCTTATCAAGAAAGTTATGCTGAAATTATTGAAGAAttggaagatgatgatgaagaagaagaattagaGGAAACATTAGAAGAGTTGAACAAGAAGTGTGatgattttattatgaaaataaagaaagaga